Proteins co-encoded in one Roseiconus lacunae genomic window:
- a CDS encoding redoxin domain-containing protein has product MLKVASRYVCVLGIVVLNGFLSSKLLAQVSEPIVGKSTVDAKQMGELKARLDRREIAQEIDSKIPLPLQQGQRDLAGLLNDLKLKQGAASGESRPRSILPSGYERPYFRSGEERSSARGVLNTSLSIVYDDRKIYRPDTIEVDGDGKPVEENGKPIVLAQAGLINARLRSYEGRPVGPTLRVKPGEILRVKLKNLLPPENPNEHPDDINTPHDFNTTNLHTHGLHVSPAGNGDNVLSSVRPGEELIYEVTVPEDHISGTFWYHAHRHGSTAMQVSSGMAGALIIDSPADDEGTIDNVPGIDTAEERICVFQQISYVPPSYQFNLVEAPGGLSDLPSTGKELVVVGKMPTGKLVFRVFDDEGNQIENLEDVSLPSGKAKALQRLKLKIKELKDANERRIRISLFPRVWSLLDFENYELEEYEMAFGPTRWRDGKGLDGWRTTVNGQFEPVIRVESGKLQRFRMIHAGVRDPITVQFSPIPAAAIESRNPSIAQYNVDEINERGMREIARDGIPLEQMKQTDAIELYPGYRSDALVRFVNTSSQPEYHIMWNGPSDVSLDPAIAVATKEAEILAVVEVMPGSPLDVEPWPSLHDFANIRRPKPIDSRDVVGLQTINLGEGGFAINQLRYDPERDPRVVQLGRTDQWDLASLGFGNHPFHIHVNPFYVVSKTTVMKDDSVRVDPIGVWKDTLLVLGASDDNGEKSISYKVLTNYKRYVGEFVLHCHILDHEDQGMMMKVAVENSTYKIGTALAYPFQAPVWTLPNVAGEKKSLDELRGGKATVLVFLQDQSCSLCNEQMQAFKSRIGDFSAADANVVFVAPKSKDDSFPQPGFDLPIVFDHDLSVFADYEVTVPEYNAALHGVFILDHEGKVVWRETSDEPAMNLNLLLEQIRYLPSP; this is encoded by the coding sequence ATGCTCAAAGTTGCAAGTCGGTATGTCTGCGTGTTGGGAATCGTCGTTTTAAACGGGTTTCTCTCGTCGAAATTGCTTGCTCAGGTTAGCGAGCCGATCGTCGGCAAGAGCACGGTTGATGCGAAACAGATGGGCGAACTCAAAGCCCGCTTGGATCGCAGAGAGATCGCCCAAGAAATCGATTCGAAGATCCCTCTGCCATTGCAGCAGGGGCAGCGCGACTTGGCCGGTCTGCTGAACGACCTTAAATTGAAGCAAGGCGCGGCGTCCGGAGAGTCTCGACCTCGAAGCATTCTGCCGTCCGGCTACGAGCGTCCTTACTTCCGATCCGGCGAGGAGCGTTCCTCAGCTCGCGGCGTGCTGAACACATCGCTTTCGATCGTCTATGACGACCGGAAAATCTATCGTCCCGACACGATCGAAGTTGATGGCGACGGCAAGCCAGTCGAAGAAAACGGCAAGCCCATCGTTTTGGCTCAAGCGGGGTTGATCAACGCGAGGTTACGATCCTACGAAGGACGCCCCGTCGGACCAACGCTGCGAGTAAAACCGGGTGAAATCTTGAGGGTGAAACTGAAGAATCTCTTGCCCCCTGAGAACCCAAACGAACACCCCGACGACATCAACACTCCCCACGACTTTAACACGACAAATTTACATACGCATGGGCTGCACGTTTCACCGGCAGGAAACGGCGACAACGTTCTATCATCGGTCCGCCCCGGGGAAGAACTCATCTACGAAGTTACGGTACCGGAAGACCACATCTCGGGAACATTTTGGTATCACGCCCATCGGCACGGCTCGACGGCAATGCAAGTCTCCAGCGGAATGGCTGGAGCACTGATCATCGATTCGCCGGCAGACGACGAAGGTACGATTGACAATGTTCCAGGTATCGATACTGCCGAGGAACGAATCTGTGTCTTCCAACAGATTTCTTATGTTCCGCCGTCGTATCAATTCAATCTAGTCGAGGCTCCGGGAGGGTTGAGCGACCTCCCCAGTACCGGTAAAGAGTTGGTAGTTGTTGGAAAGATGCCGACGGGAAAATTGGTGTTTCGGGTCTTTGATGATGAAGGCAATCAAATCGAAAACCTTGAGGATGTATCGCTACCGTCTGGCAAGGCGAAGGCACTGCAACGGTTGAAACTTAAGATCAAAGAACTAAAGGATGCGAATGAACGTCGCATTCGAATCTCGCTATTTCCTCGAGTCTGGTCATTGCTTGACTTCGAGAACTACGAACTCGAAGAGTATGAAATGGCGTTTGGCCCAACTCGTTGGAGAGACGGGAAAGGACTAGACGGTTGGCGCACGACAGTCAACGGGCAATTTGAACCGGTCATTCGTGTCGAATCGGGAAAGCTACAGCGGTTTCGGATGATCCACGCAGGTGTTCGAGATCCCATCACAGTGCAGTTCTCCCCCATTCCCGCCGCTGCGATTGAAAGCAGAAATCCTTCCATAGCGCAATACAACGTCGATGAAATCAACGAAAGGGGCATGCGTGAAATTGCCCGCGATGGAATTCCGCTCGAACAAATGAAACAAACCGATGCGATCGAGCTCTATCCCGGATATCGTAGCGACGCACTGGTTCGATTTGTCAATACTTCATCGCAGCCCGAGTACCACATCATGTGGAATGGTCCCAGTGATGTCAGCCTTGATCCGGCCATCGCGGTCGCCACAAAAGAAGCAGAAATTTTGGCCGTTGTCGAAGTTATGCCGGGATCTCCACTCGATGTCGAGCCTTGGCCAAGTTTGCATGATTTTGCAAACATTCGACGACCTAAGCCGATTGATTCGCGTGATGTCGTCGGACTACAGACGATCAACCTCGGCGAGGGTGGATTTGCGATCAATCAACTACGCTATGATCCCGAACGTGATCCCCGAGTCGTGCAATTGGGTCGTACTGATCAATGGGACTTGGCGTCGCTTGGTTTCGGTAACCATCCATTCCATATTCATGTCAACCCATTCTATGTCGTCTCGAAAACAACCGTGATGAAGGACGACAGTGTTCGGGTTGATCCCATCGGAGTTTGGAAGGATACGTTGTTGGTGCTTGGTGCGAGCGACGACAACGGCGAAAAGAGCATTTCCTATAAGGTACTTACAAACTACAAACGCTACGTCGGCGAATTTGTCCTTCATTGCCATATTCTTGACCACGAAGACCAAGGAATGATGATGAAAGTCGCGGTCGAGAATTCGACCTACAAAATCGGCACCGCGTTGGCGTATCCATTTCAAGCCCCCGTATGGACATTGCCGAATGTGGCCGGTGAAAAGAAGTCCCTCGACGAGTTGCGTGGTGGTAAAGCGACCGTACTGGTCTTTCTTCAGGACCAATCTTGTTCCCTGTGCAACGAGCAGATGCAAGCGTTTAAGTCACGCATTGGTGACTTCTCGGCAGCAGACGCCAACGTCGTTTTTGTCGCTCCCAAATCGAAGGATGATTCATTTCCGCAGCCGGGTTTCGATCTTCCGATTGTATTCGATCACGACCTCTCTGTTTTCGCTGATTACGAGGTCACTGTACCCGAATACAATGCCGCGTTACATGGAGTGTTTATTCTTGATCACGAAGGAAAAGTGGTCTGGCGAGAGACGTCGGATGAGCCAGCGATGAATTTGAATTTGCTGCTCGAACAGATTCGATACCTTCCTTCTCCATAG